One Cohnella candidum genomic region harbors:
- a CDS encoding cadherin-like beta sandwich domain-containing protein, whose amino-acid sequence MKFRKGFLPLLAFLIALLPLFNLSAQTAHAATSRVAVIKFMTGTVQVKKAGGSKQFKAFSKMSLNEGDVVTTSANSTAILQFSNGTSEDDKMSVSANTTLTFSKLSDRNGTRTKVSMFNGTAWVDVKSIASKNDEFTLETPTAVMGVRGTHLLVSVDPSTGATKLTVAAGVVHTQATGNSEAQDVKPGDNALITQGEQKQGEVTIAPVDLELLMQQSDKSIVEAIVSASGDIVKENQQKLDQYFEGTEQQNTADLNRKKTNVENLLGAIVDNAVKSGQISQDRVNQLVSEAQAQTGVKIDLSKKDQILSDEEKKKQEDQRRKNEEAQKQAEIQKQKQEEERKKNEELTKKLEAERKAKEEANRKAEEERKKKAQEEYEKKLSEAEKARFAKDAAAAAAASSPAPTPSASTSTTPSTPITNSSFAGYASINNSGKYYATFPQNQSQTIWKAYLPEALTIASLTVYPTEYSSKIVFGGAEYAYGTSIPLTLPLGESQLLFKVKSSSGIVTGPFTINVVRIPEGYGKVYSLTSVKVNGSNADYDVTTLTYTAAVPATASEVVVSAQPARDWTYSAFISLYKSDNTGVTGQSDGYHVTLNETGDTVVNVQVTSFDQSHTQLYRLVLRRTVTPGLQDFGMKIRTEGYEPYDFGFNPTETEYNIGPMDKQIHRFKFEATPAEGSEILSVEVNGEEESLTANSVEIERYGDFDVVVKTLNSLHQTVIYQMHIHRELPDGLLSWQVLDGSGTELPFRNTGFSSSGWDRYVADAASGSAGFRMKLDFDSEAGADHAVLEDADHHTIAVSSAEGEMEVPESAVVNGDNQYFLKVLDSDDLQVNDYNIELWFINGTSKVPNLSATPFNIRDGGNGDAPPFELIDGHYLEVDAAVGSVGFEFVDPVDGSYFVEITDENDESCYPLSESGCGPLTLDYGYNFVKINVEDPSGYYHHTYHLTIYRADNPEGVADWGYSYEDGYSARWVRLEDSIVADEPKRYVIFVPEDEDSVTLNVYLENEGAEGYLYEGAGGSGDELAQFDAEHTSFKIHSLVPGFNRFQLYVPDDPHSVSEYTDLVIVRGSIPESYSIPALAWNNLMWGDEGSVIPTEEDTFAIFAGDTDSIQLSFDDVYYADMQVDAMGQSFLTYDGDGAYTIDSQGQNVKTVFLEYYDPIRNDYRNHVLWVYFDHIPDSLKLIGVSVTDVTYETPYSLSPTPDETNPLGYGGSVSNLTTRVRLNVNTADADTSIVGVYGDSGEVSKVGDDWFINLPDPGTFYIASVRVVVEDAEGKRMSYDVYFTRPSGESA is encoded by the coding sequence ATGAAATTTCGCAAAGGGTTTTTACCGCTTTTGGCGTTTTTAATCGCATTACTACCACTATTCAATTTGTCCGCCCAGACTGCTCATGCAGCGACATCGCGAGTTGCCGTCATCAAGTTCATGACGGGAACCGTTCAGGTGAAGAAGGCGGGAGGCTCGAAGCAATTCAAAGCGTTCTCGAAAATGAGCCTGAATGAAGGGGACGTTGTGACGACGTCTGCCAACAGTACCGCGATTCTTCAATTCTCTAACGGCACATCCGAAGACGACAAAATGTCCGTTTCGGCGAATACGACTTTAACGTTTTCTAAATTGTCCGACCGTAATGGTACGCGGACCAAGGTCAGTATGTTTAACGGAACGGCATGGGTAGACGTTAAATCCATCGCTTCCAAGAACGACGAGTTTACACTTGAAACTCCGACGGCCGTAATGGGTGTTCGTGGAACGCACCTTCTTGTTTCCGTCGATCCTAGCACAGGGGCCACGAAACTCACGGTAGCCGCAGGTGTTGTGCACACGCAGGCGACGGGCAATTCGGAAGCTCAAGACGTGAAACCCGGTGATAACGCATTAATCACACAAGGTGAACAGAAGCAAGGCGAGGTCACGATCGCTCCAGTTGACCTTGAATTGCTGATGCAGCAAAGCGATAAATCCATCGTAGAGGCGATTGTCTCTGCATCCGGTGATATCGTCAAAGAAAACCAGCAAAAGCTGGATCAGTATTTTGAAGGTACGGAACAGCAGAATACTGCTGACCTCAACCGCAAGAAAACGAACGTGGAGAACCTCCTTGGCGCAATCGTCGACAACGCTGTTAAGAGCGGACAAATTTCGCAAGATCGGGTTAATCAATTGGTATCCGAAGCTCAAGCCCAGACGGGTGTAAAGATCGATCTCAGCAAGAAGGACCAGATCCTCAGCGATGAGGAAAAGAAAAAGCAAGAGGATCAACGCCGCAAGAACGAGGAAGCCCAAAAGCAAGCCGAGATCCAAAAGCAAAAACAGGAAGAAGAGCGCAAGAAAAACGAAGAGCTGACCAAGAAGCTGGAAGCGGAGCGGAAAGCCAAAGAAGAGGCGAACCGCAAAGCAGAGGAAGAAAGAAAGAAGAAAGCTCAAGAAGAATACGAGAAGAAATTGTCGGAGGCGGAGAAAGCACGTTTTGCTAAAGACGCAGCGGCGGCAGCTGCTGCCTCAAGCCCTGCGCCAACGCCGTCGGCTTCTACGAGTACGACTCCAAGTACACCGATCACCAATTCTTCGTTTGCCGGCTACGCCAGCATAAACAATTCGGGCAAGTACTACGCGACCTTTCCGCAAAACCAGAGCCAGACGATTTGGAAGGCATACCTCCCAGAAGCGCTTACCATTGCGTCTTTAACGGTTTATCCAACCGAATATTCTTCCAAAATCGTATTTGGCGGAGCGGAATACGCTTATGGTACTTCCATACCGCTGACCTTGCCGTTGGGAGAATCCCAACTCCTGTTTAAAGTGAAGTCGTCCAGCGGGATCGTAACGGGACCCTTCACGATTAACGTAGTTAGAATACCGGAGGGCTATGGCAAGGTTTATTCTTTAACGAGTGTGAAAGTGAACGGCAGCAACGCCGATTACGATGTCACCACATTAACTTATACGGCTGCCGTTCCGGCTACTGCGTCGGAGGTTGTGGTCAGTGCCCAACCGGCGAGAGATTGGACATACTCAGCTTTTATTAGTCTTTACAAAAGTGACAATACGGGAGTCACCGGACAGTCGGATGGGTACCATGTGACTTTGAACGAGACGGGCGATACGGTGGTCAACGTTCAAGTAACCTCGTTCGACCAAAGTCATACCCAGCTCTATCGTCTGGTACTTCGCCGGACCGTAACGCCCGGGCTGCAAGATTTCGGAATGAAAATTCGAACCGAAGGATATGAACCTTACGATTTCGGATTTAATCCGACCGAAACGGAATATAACATCGGCCCTATGGACAAACAAATTCATAGATTTAAATTCGAAGCGACTCCTGCGGAAGGTTCAGAAATCCTGTCGGTAGAGGTAAACGGCGAAGAAGAAAGTCTCACAGCCAATAGCGTCGAGATTGAACGTTATGGCGATTTCGATGTCGTCGTCAAGACACTCAATTCTTTACATCAAACCGTAATTTATCAAATGCATATCCATCGTGAGCTTCCTGACGGCCTGCTTTCGTGGCAAGTTCTGGACGGATCGGGCACGGAACTTCCATTCCGCAATACTGGTTTCAGCAGTAGTGGTTGGGACAGATACGTTGCGGATGCGGCGTCTGGGTCCGCTGGATTCCGAATGAAACTCGATTTCGATTCCGAAGCCGGTGCTGACCATGCCGTTCTTGAGGATGCAGACCATCACACGATTGCCGTAAGCAGCGCAGAAGGCGAAATGGAAGTGCCTGAATCGGCAGTCGTAAATGGGGATAATCAGTATTTCCTTAAAGTTTTGGATTCGGATGACCTGCAAGTCAATGACTACAATATCGAGTTGTGGTTCATTAACGGAACAAGCAAGGTTCCGAATTTAAGCGCCACTCCGTTTAACATTCGAGATGGCGGTAATGGAGACGCTCCGCCATTCGAACTTATCGACGGGCATTACTTAGAGGTAGATGCCGCAGTCGGATCGGTAGGATTCGAATTCGTTGATCCTGTAGACGGAAGTTATTTTGTCGAGATTACGGACGAAAACGACGAGTCGTGTTACCCGTTATCCGAGTCCGGCTGCGGTCCGCTGACGTTGGATTATGGCTACAACTTCGTGAAAATCAATGTAGAGGATCCTAGCGGGTACTATCACCATACTTACCATTTAACGATTTATAGGGCAGACAATCCGGAAGGCGTAGCGGATTGGGGCTACTCTTATGAAGATGGCTATTCCGCGAGATGGGTCAGACTTGAAGATTCCATCGTTGCGGATGAACCAAAGAGATATGTGATTTTCGTTCCCGAAGACGAAGATTCGGTTACCCTGAACGTCTATCTCGAAAATGAAGGCGCGGAAGGATATTTGTATGAAGGGGCAGGCGGCAGTGGAGATGAATTAGCTCAGTTCGATGCTGAGCATACTTCCTTCAAAATCCATTCGCTCGTTCCCGGATTCAACAGGTTCCAGCTGTACGTACCGGACGATCCGCATTCGGTCAGCGAGTATACGGATCTTGTTATCGTTCGAGGGTCCATTCCCGAATCGTACTCGATCCCGGCATTAGCATGGAACAATCTCATGTGGGGTGACGAGGGTTCCGTCATCCCGACGGAAGAGGACACATTTGCTATTTTCGCAGGTGATACCGACTCCATCCAATTAAGCTTCGATGATGTATATTACGCCGATATGCAGGTCGATGCGATGGGACAATCCTTCCTGACGTATGATGGCGATGGCGCGTACACAATCGATTCTCAAGGCCAAAACGTAAAGACCGTGTTCTTGGAGTACTACGATCCGATCCGCAATGACTACCGGAATCACGTTCTTTGGGTTTACTTTGATCATATCCCGGACAGCTTAAAGCTGATAGGTGTATCCGTCACGGACGTTACCTACGAAACGCCGTATAGCTTAAGTCCAACACCAGATGAAACGAATCCACTTGGCTATGGCGGATCCGTAAGCAATCTCACAACGAGAGTACGGTTAAACGTAAACACCGCTGACGCAGATACTTCTATTGTCGGAGTATATGGCGATAGCGGCGAAGTATCCAAGGTGGGCGACGATTGGTTTATTAACTTGCCGGACCCGGGTACCTTTTACATCGCAAGCGTAAGGGTCGTTGTAGAAGATGCGGAAGGCAAGAGGATGTCTTACGACGTATACTTCACGAGACCGTCTGGAGAATCGGCTTAA